The Arvicola amphibius chromosome 6, mArvAmp1.2, whole genome shotgun sequence DNA window GGCCTTGGCCTTAGCCACTGGCTCGACCCTCAGGTTGAGTCCAAGTCAGTCAGCACCAAGGACACTGGCTCCTTCCTAGATGCCAGAGAAGACAGTGATCAAAGGTGGGGAGAAGAGCAACATCTTGTCCTTGTCACCTGGGTTCATCCCAGTGCCGCACACCtcaccaggccagcctggctcctAGCAGCTTGGGCTTGAGTTGGAACTGGGTCTTGGTCTGCCATTACGCCCTCTCCCAACCTGGCGGCGGAAGTAGCGGATAGCAGAGATGGTGCCAATGTTGGCCAGCAAGACTGTAAGAGAGACACAAGATATCCTGAGTGCCAGCTCTGGCTTCTCACTACCTTCTGCCTACATAACCTAGCCTTCAAAGGACAGTATGTTGGAAGTAGGTTAGCAATGACAAAAGCAAGGTCAAAGAGAGCCTGAACCTCCCAAGTACCCTTATCCCTGCTGGCCCAGCAGATGTGGTAAACAACTATAGCCCCTAGGTCTTCTAGACATCATACCCCCTGCCCCGACAACCTCCAAACCTGTTTTCCAAGCATCTGGAGCGTGTAGATCAGAGGTTCTCACAGCCCAAGTGGCAAAGGCAACAAACACTAGGCACATGTCATTCTGGCTGAATGTAAAGGAAGTAAGGGGATTCCGTAGCTCCCCTAGGAGAGAAAAGGACATTAgatgctcctctctgagatatgTGTGACATAAAACACCATCTGTCCTAGAGAAATGCATTGAGTCAGATCTTCCACATGACTTCTCTTCTTTAAGGCAGTGGATACTATGTATCATAATTGAGTCAGAACAATTTGGGTGCTTTGCCTTTAGGGTCTTCTGCTTTCTGGTTTGTGAAATAGTTTCCAGAGGGGAGAGGAGATATCTTTCCACAGTGCCTCACTCAGTACAGCCTGGCCTGAGTGGGGATGCGCCCCTATTACCTGCGCCCATAGGAGCTGGAGGAAGGTTCCTGATGGCACCTAGGACGGTGTCAAAGCCAAGCTGTCCCATCTGGGACTGTGTCCTGGAGTAGCTTAGGAACTTAACCTTCCTCATGCAGATCCCAGAGCATGCaagaacatacatacaaacacatccacacagaCAGGTGATCAGGACCGTTCCTGCTTCTCTCCCATAGCCTCTTGTCCTAATACCCTGGACAGTATGTTTCCAGGACCTGGATCAACACCTACCTGCCTCTGTGATTTCCAAGCTAAGGTGTTCTTCTGTAGCTGGGACAGGCATGGAATACGCCTCAGGCCCTACTTCCCTGAAGAGCTCTGAGGTCTGCACTTGCAAACGGGTGGCCGGTGGCTGACTGTTCCCAAATCCTTCCTCTGTAAAGAAGTGTTCATAGACCTCAGGGATGGAGATAGGCACTAAATCTCCAGGGGGAGCAGGTGCCACAGCCTCTGCCCTTGGGGATGGGACTGGGGAGCGTCCCCTCTGACAACTTGACCTTTGGGTTCTGCTGTCCTGAAAAAAGAACTCGCATGAGTCGGGCCACTGGACGTCACCCAGGGCTTGGCTGGCTGCTGCCTCATCCTCtacatcttcatcttcctcttcaatGGTATCACAGAAGAAGAACTCATAGGCCTCAGGGAGAGTCACTGCATAGCAGCTTCCAGGCTCAGGTTCTGCTGAGacagaggatggaggaggaggcaggtgctTGAGGATCCGAGGTTGGGGGAGTCGGGGCCCAACAGCCACAGCATCCCAGGCTGCAGACCCCCCACGGCTCCCTGCTGCTGTCCTAGGAGCTGAGGGCCAGTCTGGGGTTAAGAAGGGTGGGCCTGTAGGCTCGACTGATCCTGATTCTTCGTGGGTAGGTACAGCCATTGAGAATCgtactttcttctttttggggGCTTGGACAGGACCTAGACAAGGCTCCCCTGAGGAATATTCTGAGGACCCTGCTGAGAGCTGCCCTACTGGCTTCTCAAAGTATCCTTCAGGAGGCACAGTCACATCTGTATCCACCATGGCAGCTTCAGCCTGGGAAATAGAGGATAAAGAAGGCATAGCAGGTATAGACACACTCTCTTCAGACTCAGTCTTTGAAACAGAATGAGGCAGATCTGTACAGACCACTGGGGCAGGCACAGAGGGATAAACTTCTGTCTTGATCTCTGAGCCTTCTGTGGATAGGTCCTCACGCAGTCCAGGTATACAAGCAGGGGCAGACTCAGCTTTGTCTGGTTGAAAGATGGAGGCAGGGGTACACAAAGCCATgtcaggggcaggggcaggtgtaGACTGTTTTGTATTGGGTTGACATTTGGAGGCAAGTGTGGACAAAACCATGTCAGATGTGGAGACAGGTGTAGACAAAACCATG harbors:
- the Perm1 gene encoding PGC-1 and ERR-induced regulator in muscle protein 1 isoform X2, which gives rise to MDNFQYSVQLSDREWAEFSATADECGLLQAGLASGDELLSSDIDQGDSSGSSPPGPPPLFTGQLASQGRGQQGCDLEDVATQQLVSRSQCEPVLALEASHQVASTSTQSEALLFLSSDSVCPGQASSFPGSTISRDKMQRLLQGPAPRSPGEPSHSPESPGHSAIPQSPTDNLEAPLRNPGRKKRRAVGAKGVKCSGSLGSPAAQMSSPQLTETRPKEVFVSGTLMAKDQQEKPQSDPTGASELGSSIPEQMARQESGLDPSTPVLITEQDTDQTRKTPSAELHMTTKPQADVSIAMPNVSLSTHACKPQPCTALSKPASKLQSDMVLSTPVSTSDMVLSTLASKCQPNTKQSTPAPAPDMALCTPASIFQPDKAESAPACIPGLREDLSTEGSEIKTEVYPSVPAPVVCTDLPHSVSKTESEESVSIPAMPSLSSISQAEAAMVDTDVTVPPEGYFEKPVGQLSAGSSEYSSGEPCLGPVQAPKKKKVRFSMAVPTHEESGSVEPTGPPFLTPDWPSAPRTAAGSRGGSAAWDAVAVGPRLPQPRILKHLPPPPSSVSAEPEPGSCYAVTLPEAYEFFFCDTIEEEDEDVEDEAAASQALGDVQWPDSCEFFFQDSRTQRSSCQRGRSPVPSPRAEAVAPAPPGDLVPISIPEVYEHFFTEEGFGNSQPPATRLQVQTSELFREVGPEAYSMPVPATEEHLSLEITEAGELRNPLTSFTFSQNDMCLVFVAFATWAVRTSDLHAPDAWKTVLLANIGTISAIRYFRRQVGRGRNGRPRPSSNSSPSC
- the Perm1 gene encoding PGC-1 and ERR-induced regulator in muscle protein 1 isoform X1 produces the protein MDNFQYSVQLSDREWAEFSATADECGLLQAGLASGDELLSSDIDQGDSSGSSPPGPPPLFTGQLASQGRGQQGCDLEDVATQQLVSRSQCEPVLALEASHQVASTSTQSEALLFLSSDSVCPGQASSFPGSTISRDKMQRLLQGPAPRSPGEPSHSPESPGHSAIPQSPTDNLEAPLRNPGRKKRRAVGAKGVKCSGSLGSPAAQMSSPQLTETRPKEVFVSGTLMAKDQQEKPQSDPTGASELGSSIPEQMARQESGLDPSTPVLITEQDTDQTRKTPSAELHMTTKPQADVSIAMPNVSLSTHACKPQPCTALSKPASKLQSDMVLSTPVSTSDMVLSTLASKCQPNTKQSTPAPAPDMALCTPASIFQPDKAESAPACIPGLREDLSTEGSEIKTEVYPSVPAPVVCTDLPHSVSKTESEESVSIPAMPSLSSISQAEAAMVDTDVTVPPEGYFEKPVGQLSAGSSEYSSGEPCLGPVQAPKKKKVRFSMAVPTHEESGSVEPTGPPFLTPDWPSAPRTAAGSRGGSAAWDAVAVGPRLPQPRILKHLPPPPSSVSAEPEPGSCYAVTLPEAYEFFFCDTIEEEDEDVEDEAAASQALGDVQWPDSCEFFFQDSRTQRSSCQRGRSPVPSPRAEAVAPAPPGDLVPISIPEVYEHFFTEEGFGNSQPPATRLQVQTSELFREVGPEAYSMPVPATEEHLSLEITEAGELRNPLTSFTFSQNDMCLVFVAFATWAVRTSDLHAPDAWKTGLESCWPTLAPSLLSATSAARLGEGVMADQDPVPTQAQAARSQAGLVRCAALG